A single region of the Mesotoga sp. BH458_6_3_2_1 genome encodes:
- a CDS encoding ABC transporter ATP-binding protein, translating to MIEALNLTRSFGSLIAVDQVNLTIPSGEIYGFLGPNGAGKTTTIKMLTGVIAPSSGKIKIAGLDIERNKLEIKGLISVVPDEPKMYDNLKGVEFVKFIIDIYRLPPKETMSKLMDIADAFKIDYLGKYIGDYSHGMKQKLMVAIALMREPTVIFLDEPTVGLDASSAGKLKAWLRNMADKGTTVFMTTHVLEVAEKMCDRIGIIDRGRLIAEGTLSALREDFGSVESTLEELFLDITGDSSIDALVKSLQEGM from the coding sequence ATGATAGAAGCTCTGAATTTGACAAGGAGTTTCGGAAGCCTCATAGCTGTTGACCAGGTTAATCTAACCATTCCCTCCGGCGAGATCTACGGTTTTCTAGGACCTAACGGAGCGGGAAAGACAACGACCATTAAGATGCTCACCGGGGTAATTGCCCCTAGTTCAGGGAAGATTAAAATTGCTGGGTTGGATATTGAGAGAAACAAGCTGGAAATAAAGGGGTTGATCTCTGTTGTTCCTGATGAACCGAAGATGTATGACAACTTGAAAGGGGTTGAGTTTGTCAAATTCATAATTGACATTTATCGTCTTCCTCCAAAGGAGACTATGTCGAAGCTTATGGACATTGCCGATGCCTTCAAAATCGACTACCTCGGGAAATACATAGGCGATTACTCACACGGAATGAAACAGAAGCTGATGGTAGCCATTGCCCTTATGAGAGAGCCGACCGTTATCTTTCTCGATGAACCCACTGTGGGTCTTGATGCGTCGAGTGCGGGCAAATTGAAGGCCTGGTTGAGAAACATGGCCGATAAGGGAACGACTGTCTTCATGACAACTCATGTACTTGAGGTTGCCGAGAAGATGTGTGACAGGATAGGAATCATTGATAGAGGAAGACTCATTGCCGAGGGGACGCTTTCAGCCCTAAGAGAGGATTTTGGAAGTGTTGAATCGACTCTTGAAGAGCTCTTTCTTGATATTACAGGCGACAGCAGTATAGATGCTTTGGTCAAGAGTTTACAGGAGGGAATGTGA
- a CDS encoding multidrug transporter yields the protein MKRLIILFQEVIIGFVAVSVLFFWDPSLSKGLLLFTILLGVIVYRPQFEKKIESMYALSRIVRGILRKPCTLILVTVILANQNRNLQSALGIISSYALIASVASISFLIFRKLREFRESLIAVSIAAVMLLSGWLFPSALTLPLFANSYLPSFWFFEIASGDLFAFLLVGVLSLWLFRLRHRFDRND from the coding sequence GTGAAGAGACTGATTATACTCTTTCAGGAGGTTATCATTGGTTTTGTGGCAGTTTCCGTCCTGTTTTTTTGGGACCCCTCTCTATCAAAGGGCTTGCTGCTCTTCACAATCTTACTGGGAGTCATAGTATATAGACCGCAGTTCGAAAAAAAGATTGAATCTATGTACGCTTTGTCCAGAATCGTTAGAGGGATTTTAAGGAAGCCATGTACTCTGATTCTGGTGACTGTGATTTTGGCCAATCAGAACAGGAACTTGCAGTCAGCGCTGGGAATAATCTCCTCATACGCTCTTATTGCTTCGGTAGCTTCGATTTCTTTCCTGATATTCCGAAAGCTGAGGGAGTTCCGGGAGAGCCTAATAGCCGTTTCTATTGCTGCCGTTATGCTTCTTTCGGGTTGGCTATTTCCGTCGGCTCTCACTCTTCCGTTGTTTGCAAACAGTTACCTTCCTTCTTTCTGGTTCTTCGAAATTGCATCGGGTGATTTGTTTGCCTTTCTGCTTGTTGGTGTTCTATCTTTGTGGCTGTTTAGACTAAGGCATAGATTCGACAGAAATGACTAA
- a CDS encoding M42 family metallopeptidase encodes MNYSEQFLVKKLVDLAKIPSPSGFTDTIITYLDSELRGMGLIPRRTRKGALVVEIGGQDRPIVLAAHVDTLGAMVKSLKPNGRLEMTNIGGFTMNSIENENCIVHTKSGKSFTGTIQSISPSVHVFENARTLERKISNMEIRVDEEAKDAEALQRLGIEAGDFVSFDPRVTVTDNGFVKSRHLDDKASVAVLLDLARRASSGEVTFGRKTYLFFSNYEEVGHGASAAMPEDCEEIISVDMGAIGDTLKTDEFVVSICAKDSGGPYDNSVVRNLIETAKKVSVDYAVDIYPFYGSDVEASLRAGYDVRFGLVGPGVESSHGYERTHYRALENTLKLLMGYIES; translated from the coding sequence TTGAATTACTCGGAGCAGTTTCTTGTGAAAAAACTAGTAGATCTAGCCAAGATACCTAGTCCTTCTGGTTTCACAGATACGATAATTACTTATCTTGATTCTGAACTCCGTGGAATGGGGCTCATTCCACGCAGAACCAGAAAGGGCGCTCTTGTCGTCGAGATAGGAGGGCAAGATAGACCAATAGTATTGGCAGCTCATGTAGATACTCTTGGAGCGATGGTTAAGTCTTTGAAGCCAAATGGGCGCCTTGAGATGACGAATATCGGTGGTTTCACTATGAACAGCATAGAAAACGAAAACTGCATCGTTCACACAAAATCTGGCAAATCCTTTACAGGAACTATTCAGTCGATTTCACCTTCAGTTCACGTCTTCGAAAATGCTCGAACCCTTGAGCGGAAGATCTCTAATATGGAAATTCGTGTCGATGAAGAAGCTAAAGACGCTGAAGCACTTCAAAGACTGGGAATAGAAGCAGGTGATTTTGTCTCATTCGATCCCAGAGTAACTGTGACTGATAATGGTTTTGTGAAGTCAAGGCACCTAGATGACAAGGCAAGCGTGGCTGTCTTACTTGATCTGGCAAGAAGGGCCTCATCCGGTGAAGTGACCTTTGGAAGAAAGACATATCTCTTCTTCTCAAACTACGAAGAGGTAGGTCACGGAGCCTCTGCGGCGATGCCTGAGGACTGTGAAGAGATTATTTCGGTCGATATGGGCGCGATAGGCGATACTTTGAAAACTGACGAATTCGTAGTTTCGATATGTGCAAAGGATTCAGGCGGCCCTTACGATAATTCGGTTGTAAGGAATTTGATCGAAACAGCAAAAAAAGTCAGTGTCGATTATGCAGTTGACATATATCCCTTCTACGGCTCCGATGTCGAAGCATCGCTCAGAGCTGGATACGACGTTAGGTTTGGACTTGTCGGCCCGGGAGTTGAATCATCCCATGGTTATGAAAGGACTCATTACAGAGCTTTGGAAAATACCTTGAAGCTTTTGATGGGATACATTGAAAGCTGA
- a CDS encoding SufD family Fe-S cluster assembly protein has translation MIESNYEREFTAIAKEYEKSGGNVSDFLRKDIVSIIVGGNKVIGRNTVDGVHVRAKELDNGVEIWIDIDDGTVIENPIHLCTGYLKPEGTQEILIHNHLGDRARVKFISHCVFPSGVNFTHSMVADTDVGKDSEMLYEDTHMHSKDGGVTVKATYNTIVREGGSFQNHFYLTKTRVGKLFVKMSVTLEKYASAHIESKVYEREDDYLEIDEELYLNGEGSSGIARTTVFATDRSRAKIINKAYGNAPFSRGHIECNEIIKGDSVEVGTVPELYVTNEKAELTHEASIGRVNVKQMETLMSKGLSEEEATDMIVRGMLR, from the coding sequence ATGATTGAATCAAACTATGAGAGAGAATTCACGGCAATTGCCAAGGAGTATGAGAAATCAGGCGGCAATGTCTCTGATTTCTTGAGGAAGGATATTGTATCGATTATTGTTGGCGGAAACAAAGTAATTGGTAGGAATACGGTAGATGGCGTGCATGTGAGGGCAAAAGAATTGGACAATGGAGTAGAGATTTGGATTGACATCGATGATGGCACTGTAATAGAAAACCCCATACATCTCTGTACCGGTTACTTGAAGCCCGAAGGAACTCAAGAAATTCTTATTCATAACCACTTGGGAGACAGAGCCAGGGTGAAATTCATTTCTCACTGCGTCTTTCCTAGCGGCGTGAATTTTACGCACTCCATGGTCGCCGATACAGATGTTGGAAAAGACTCAGAAATGTTGTACGAAGACACGCACATGCACAGTAAGGATGGCGGTGTAACCGTCAAGGCAACGTACAATACAATCGTCAGAGAGGGCGGTAGCTTTCAGAACCACTTTTATCTAACGAAGACCAGAGTCGGAAAGCTTTTCGTCAAGATGAGTGTTACTCTTGAGAAATACGCATCGGCTCATATAGAATCCAAGGTTTATGAACGCGAAGATGACTATCTCGAAATAGATGAAGAACTCTACCTGAATGGTGAGGGCTCTTCAGGGATAGCAAGAACAACTGTATTTGCTACTGACAGAAGTCGGGCCAAGATTATTAACAAGGCCTATGGAAATGCACCTTTCTCCAGAGGACACATAGAATGCAACGAGATTATCAAAGGTGACTCCGTAGAGGTCGGAACGGTTCCCGAGTTATACGTCACAAATGAAAAGGCCGAGCTTACTCACGAAGCATCGATCGGAAGAGTAAACGTAAAGCAGATGGAGACATTGATGTCCAAGGGTCTGAGTGAAGAAGAGGCAACTGATATGATTGTCAGAGGAATGCTCAGATAG
- a CDS encoding ATP-binding cassette domain-containing protein: protein MLEVKEIKLVREERKILNSLTASFEKGRVYAILGNNGVGKSTLSYVLMGLESHKDYEGNVYLDGEEIDLLSVPERAKKGISLGWQEPVRFEGLTVREYLTLGGKLKLSVEELDETLSTVGLNRDYLDRFVDESLSGGERKRVELASIILVNPRVTILDEPDSGIDIMSMEMIEHVLERLRDKGSIVIIITHREEIARMADEAYLLCGGRILASGEPEEIVSFYRKLCDSCQHINEPVKEGGLAND, encoded by the coding sequence ATGCTGGAGGTAAAAGAAATCAAGTTAGTCAGGGAAGAGCGGAAGATTCTGAACAGTCTCACGGCTTCCTTTGAAAAAGGTCGAGTTTACGCAATTCTCGGAAACAATGGCGTTGGAAAGTCAACACTATCATATGTTCTTATGGGTCTCGAGTCGCATAAAGACTACGAGGGAAATGTTTATCTTGATGGAGAAGAAATAGATTTACTGTCAGTACCAGAGAGAGCAAAGAAAGGCATCTCTCTTGGTTGGCAGGAACCGGTAAGATTCGAGGGGCTTACGGTTAGAGAATATCTTACTCTAGGCGGCAAACTGAAGCTTTCCGTAGAGGAACTCGATGAGACGCTTTCCACAGTAGGCCTCAACAGAGATTACCTGGATAGGTTTGTTGATGAATCGCTCAGCGGCGGAGAGAGGAAGAGAGTCGAACTGGCTTCAATAATCCTGGTTAATCCCCGAGTCACTATTCTCGATGAACCTGATTCCGGCATAGACATAATGTCTATGGAAATGATTGAGCATGTACTCGAAAGGCTTAGAGACAAAGGCTCCATAGTTATAATCATCACTCACCGGGAAGAAATTGCAAGGATGGCAGACGAAGCATATCTTCTTTGTGGAGGCAGAATACTTGCTTCGGGTGAACCGGAAGAAATCGTTAGTTTTTACAGGAAACTCTGTGACAGCTGTCAGCACATAAATGAGCCGGTTAAGGAAGGCGGGCTTGCCAATGATTGA
- a CDS encoding O-antigen ligase: MVFGSSLFAIKGFTWDMGIPKFYFSSVSIAVFVVFSSLKAVRKPYRLGVSAPQVFALLFGAYACLTTLQLIGTLPQVFLTSLGFAMNLLLFVLFSVLMSAERSDTLLIILQLFMFAGLVIAFDAVFSFYSGHGLLWGTDNNPFTRGNLSSVIGNVNFTTDLMAMLLFPAAFLTVSKKKIWKFDNIRRAFYLALFSLFLIVIMIGQTRAVYYSVIGSIIFMAAFSIFPLLRFKMRSFASALDKLFSILLIFSAAGIMIIYSGDNVLTSGRFSFSERISYTTEDSISVDVRILQWKAAVKQWEKSTVLGTGFGSYKYLSTENMGEVIVEQPKYMYVAGLNSIRTHNEYLQQMGETGIIGILLIAGFVISMLLNTIKVVRKSSSVEKIILYLFLTAGLLVIFIHSTLSFPGHLMPNALFAAFLFGFIMNPDLSGERRPGFPMDKAFPLLIVLFALTTSVLMSRTFISEGLFTRGYIEYRRLESINPQIPELVNSIGNIRKEVEAAESLEGKYSYLQSETYVSERFETLAESYPNAPFELLQSMASEEREKALESTLTGLNSKLRSASSALLNARQDSTDSFYSAMRNLSTSREISGGQYLSEAYLGYMYLTAQRKEDFRLKLNMSGGGIESAFREIFSRADIFSIWLAEDNSPGAMLRELQIDHAYLSDLADLLKPDLAATDVSGLFQDIDINLLIDYQVTLDAVDALLRSLKISPDLQVVRNTANLLFRVIASAEMIADELEHFAPYVIGTNALNSLIEKIRRIPESERKDLATLYDIAIDYNPGGWLKGNDNIYGEYSRNLLLLYGLEALDEVLEIAEKEVFAWSVMKVTDRVVPSGSIGELTPLKEHISKEWFEDQYREVHSWCRDTSVEISKQIENGELSGEALNKAQTALIKCDKFLQLYSQW; the protein is encoded by the coding sequence TTGGTTTTTGGATCTTCGCTTTTTGCAATCAAGGGGTTCACGTGGGACATGGGCATTCCTAAGTTCTATTTCTCATCTGTTTCGATTGCAGTTTTTGTCGTCTTCAGTTCTTTGAAAGCAGTAAGAAAGCCATATCGCTTAGGTGTCTCGGCCCCGCAGGTCTTCGCTCTGTTGTTTGGCGCTTACGCCTGCCTCACGACTCTTCAGCTGATTGGCACCCTGCCTCAGGTCTTTCTTACGTCGCTCGGGTTCGCGATGAATCTGCTTCTTTTTGTGCTTTTCTCAGTTCTGATGTCTGCAGAGAGATCCGATACTCTACTAATAATTCTTCAGCTCTTTATGTTTGCTGGACTTGTAATTGCCTTCGATGCAGTTTTTTCATTTTATTCTGGTCACGGTTTGTTGTGGGGAACAGACAACAATCCCTTTACCAGGGGAAATCTCTCTTCAGTAATCGGCAATGTCAATTTCACCACCGATTTGATGGCGATGTTACTCTTCCCGGCTGCTTTTCTAACAGTTTCAAAGAAAAAAATCTGGAAATTTGATAATATCCGACGAGCTTTCTATCTGGCACTTTTTTCGCTGTTCCTTATTGTTATTATGATTGGTCAAACCAGAGCTGTATATTACTCTGTAATAGGTTCCATAATCTTTATGGCGGCTTTCTCGATCTTCCCTCTCTTGAGATTCAAGATGAGATCCTTCGCTTCAGCACTGGACAAGCTGTTCAGTATTCTGCTCATTTTTTCTGCCGCGGGGATAATGATCATCTACTCGGGCGACAATGTGCTCACCAGTGGAAGATTCAGCTTTTCAGAAAGGATTTCTTATACTACAGAAGACAGTATCTCTGTTGACGTCAGGATTCTTCAGTGGAAGGCAGCAGTCAAACAGTGGGAAAAATCAACTGTACTTGGTACTGGATTTGGATCATACAAGTACCTCTCGACCGAAAACATGGGAGAGGTGATCGTTGAACAACCGAAATACATGTATGTCGCAGGACTTAACAGTATTCGCACTCACAATGAGTATCTTCAACAAATGGGAGAAACAGGAATAATTGGAATCCTATTGATTGCAGGTTTCGTTATTTCCATGCTGCTAAACACAATCAAAGTGGTGAGAAAGTCTTCATCTGTAGAAAAAATCATACTGTATCTTTTTCTTACCGCAGGATTGCTGGTAATTTTTATTCACTCGACTCTTTCTTTTCCCGGACATTTGATGCCCAACGCTTTGTTCGCCGCCTTCCTCTTTGGATTCATTATGAACCCTGATCTAAGCGGAGAGAGGAGACCCGGTTTTCCCATGGACAAAGCTTTTCCTCTATTGATCGTTTTGTTTGCTCTTACCACATCCGTTCTGATGAGCCGAACTTTCATCTCTGAAGGTCTATTTACTAGAGGCTACATAGAATATAGAAGACTTGAAAGCATAAATCCTCAGATTCCAGAGCTTGTGAATTCAATCGGTAACATCAGAAAGGAAGTTGAGGCCGCAGAAAGTCTGGAGGGAAAATACTCATACCTGCAAAGCGAAACCTATGTATCTGAACGGTTCGAGACACTGGCTGAGAGTTATCCTAACGCGCCATTTGAACTCCTTCAATCAATGGCTTCCGAAGAACGTGAAAAGGCCTTAGAATCGACTTTGACGGGCCTCAACTCTAAACTCAGATCTGCTTCTTCGGCTCTTTTGAATGCAAGACAAGATTCGACTGATAGTTTCTACTCTGCAATGCGCAATCTATCAACTTCAAGGGAAATTTCGGGAGGCCAGTATCTGTCGGAGGCTTACCTTGGATACATGTATTTGACCGCACAAAGAAAAGAAGACTTTCGTCTGAAACTCAACATGTCAGGAGGTGGAATCGAAAGCGCTTTCAGAGAGATTTTCTCAAGAGCTGATATTTTCTCAATCTGGCTTGCCGAAGACAATTCACCCGGAGCAATGCTACGTGAACTCCAAATCGATCACGCCTATTTGAGCGATCTGGCAGATCTTCTCAAGCCGGACCTTGCTGCAACAGACGTATCAGGACTCTTTCAGGATATAGATATAAACCTGTTGATAGACTATCAAGTGACTCTCGATGCTGTAGATGCACTTTTGCGGTCCTTAAAGATATCTCCCGATCTTCAAGTAGTAAGGAATACAGCGAATCTTCTATTTCGAGTAATTGCTTCTGCCGAAATGATCGCAGACGAGCTTGAGCATTTCGCTCCTTACGTAATTGGCACTAACGCCTTGAATAGCCTAATAGAGAAGATCAGAAGAATTCCAGAATCAGAAAGAAAAGACCTTGCGACTCTTTACGATATTGCGATTGATTACAATCCCGGAGGATGGCTGAAAGGGAACGATAACATCTACGGCGAGTATTCGAGAAACCTGCTCCTACTTTACGGTTTGGAAGCACTAGATGAGGTACTTGAAATAGCGGAAAAAGAAGTGTTCGCATGGAGTGTAATGAAAGTCACCGATAGAGTGGTTCCTTCAGGCTCGATAGGAGAACTGACTCCTCTCAAAGAACATATTTCAAAAGAATGGTTTGAAGATCAATATAGGGAAGTGCATTCTTGGTGCAGAGATACTTCAGTAGAGATCTCAAAGCAGATTGAGAATGGAGAGCTTTCTGGAGAAGCCTTAAATAAAGCTCAGACTGCCCTCATCAAATGTGATAAGTTCCTGCAGCTTTATTCTCAGTGGTGA
- a CDS encoding secondary thiamine-phosphate synthase enzyme YjbQ produces the protein MRYSINTKFRNQLIDITDLVIQSVRKSEASCGLVNVFVPHTTAAITINENSDPDVAHDILHWMGDVIPKSNEFKHLEGNSDAHIKATLVGSSISIPFRDASLLLGTWQCVYFCEFDGPRSREVIVTVIEKANL, from the coding sequence ATGAGATACTCCATAAATACGAAATTCAGAAACCAGCTAATAGACATTACAGATCTCGTAATCCAGTCTGTCAGAAAGTCAGAAGCTTCTTGTGGTCTTGTCAATGTCTTTGTACCACATACCACAGCTGCAATCACAATTAATGAAAACTCCGATCCCGATGTTGCTCACGATATCTTGCATTGGATGGGAGATGTGATTCCGAAAAGCAATGAATTCAAACACCTGGAAGGAAATTCAGACGCACACATAAAGGCAACTCTTGTGGGATCTTCAATTTCGATTCCGTTCAGGGATGCTTCACTCCTGTTGGGAACCTGGCAGTGCGTCTATTTCTGTGAGTTTGACGGTCCCAGAAGCAGGGAAGTGATTGTTACAGTAATAGAAAAAGCAAATCTCTGA
- a CDS encoding cell division topological specificity factor MinE: MFFGLFRKKKKTEGSRKEAKDRLDSITGGRRYSVPVREVIPQDILQNSGKDMVHQIKTYVADKYKVKEENVKVQLEEHNGYVVIITNVVFH, translated from the coding sequence ATGTTCTTTGGACTTTTCAGGAAGAAGAAAAAGACTGAGGGAAGCAGAAAAGAAGCAAAGGATAGACTTGATTCCATAACCGGTGGCAGGAGATACTCAGTACCGGTGAGAGAGGTAATACCACAAGACATTCTTCAAAACAGCGGCAAGGATATGGTACATCAGATAAAGACCTATGTAGCTGATAAATACAAGGTTAAGGAAGAGAATGTCAAGGTTCAGCTTGAAGAGCATAATGGATATGTGGTTATCATTACAAACGTTGTTTTTCACTGA
- the minD gene encoding septum site-determining protein MinD, producing the protein MAKVYVVTSGKGGVGKTTITANIGCALANKGAKVCLIDADIGLKNLDIALGLENRVVHTILDVANGKVTASEALVRHKQIKGLYLLAASQIATKEMLSPEDMKKMIAELYPKFDYIIVDSPAGIERGFRNAIAAAEKALIITTPELPAITDADRVIGLLENSGMQESNIRLVINRFKVQMVKRGDMLTREDIQGNLAIDLIGIIPDSDEVIVATNKGVPVILNGNGEGIGKVFENIALRMNGEPIPVEQDILEHGSKGFLEFLKRIFRRN; encoded by the coding sequence ATGGCCAAAGTATACGTTGTGACTTCCGGAAAAGGGGGAGTCGGCAAGACAACAATCACGGCCAATATTGGTTGTGCTCTTGCCAACAAGGGGGCTAAGGTCTGTCTTATTGATGCAGACATTGGTCTTAAGAATCTAGATATTGCTCTGGGCCTTGAAAACAGAGTTGTTCATACAATTCTAGATGTTGCAAATGGTAAGGTGACGGCTTCCGAAGCGCTGGTGAGGCACAAGCAGATCAAAGGGCTATATCTACTTGCAGCCTCTCAAATAGCAACGAAAGAGATGCTTTCCCCAGAAGATATGAAGAAGATGATCGCAGAACTTTATCCGAAATTTGATTACATTATCGTCGATTCTCCCGCAGGAATTGAGAGAGGGTTTAGAAACGCAATCGCTGCAGCCGAAAAGGCCTTAATAATAACCACTCCTGAACTGCCCGCAATCACAGACGCGGATCGTGTCATCGGACTTCTCGAAAACTCTGGAATGCAGGAATCAAATATCAGGCTAGTCATAAACCGATTCAAAGTTCAGATGGTCAAACGCGGTGATATGCTTACTAGAGAGGATATCCAGGGGAACCTCGCAATAGATTTAATTGGAATCATTCCCGACAGCGATGAAGTAATCGTGGCCACAAACAAAGGCGTACCTGTTATCCTGAACGGAAACGGTGAAGGAATCGGAAAGGTCTTCGAGAACATTGCTTTGAGGATGAACGGGGAACCTATCCCGGTCGAGCAGGATATCCTTGAGCATGGATCGAAAGGATTCCTTGAATTCCTGAAGCGCATCTTCAGAAGAAATTAA
- a CDS encoding class I SAM-dependent rRNA methyltransferase: MTSRVILKRSIKRRIAFGHPWVYDNEIDRSDVIDDGSIVDVLTYSGQFLGRGYYNSGSTIRVRLLTRRNCRFDVDFFSRKIERSAFLKSSLLRTSDAMRIVFGEADGLPGLIVDRFSGWLVVQFNTLGIAHLKDVIVEALISVLKPKGIFEKSEGISLRKEGLDAREDWIYGSGPELLPFSSDGIIFFADTKGQKTGFFLDQRENAERLSEYAAGRNVLDVFSYTGNFSFHCLKKGARSATLLDASERALSVARETAEANRFTDSCEFVRANAFDYLRTSRFSGSDLVIIDPPAMAKTPSSKRSALRGYKELNLRAMKILKNEALLASSSCTQIVSEEDWSRTINDAFHDSKKIGVIVFRGGQPIDHPEVSSIFETRYLKFCLFRIFELADY, from the coding sequence TTGACCTCCAGAGTGATTCTAAAAAGATCAATAAAGAGACGGATTGCGTTCGGTCATCCGTGGGTCTATGACAACGAAATAGATAGAAGCGACGTTATTGACGACGGCTCCATAGTCGATGTCTTAACCTATTCCGGTCAGTTTTTGGGTAGGGGCTATTACAACTCGGGTTCCACAATAAGAGTGAGGCTTCTGACAAGGAGAAATTGCAGATTTGACGTCGATTTCTTCTCGAGGAAGATAGAAAGGTCTGCCTTCTTGAAGTCTTCTCTGCTAAGAACCAGCGATGCCATGAGAATCGTTTTTGGTGAAGCAGACGGACTTCCCGGATTGATAGTAGACAGGTTTTCAGGGTGGCTCGTTGTTCAGTTCAACACACTCGGCATAGCGCACTTGAAAGATGTGATAGTTGAAGCCTTGATCTCAGTCTTGAAACCGAAGGGGATATTCGAAAAGAGTGAGGGAATCTCCCTCAGAAAAGAAGGCCTGGATGCGAGAGAGGATTGGATTTACGGAAGCGGACCGGAGCTCCTCCCTTTTTCTTCAGATGGAATCATTTTCTTTGCTGATACTAAGGGCCAGAAGACAGGATTCTTCCTCGATCAAAGAGAAAATGCAGAGAGATTGTCTGAGTATGCGGCCGGCCGAAATGTCCTAGATGTATTTTCCTATACTGGCAATTTTTCGTTCCACTGCTTAAAGAAGGGAGCCCGAAGCGCAACTCTGTTAGACGCTTCGGAGAGGGCTCTTTCAGTAGCCAGAGAAACAGCAGAAGCAAATCGATTTACGGACAGTTGTGAATTCGTGAGAGCAAACGCCTTCGATTATCTGAGGACGAGCCGTTTCTCAGGTAGCGATCTTGTCATAATTGATCCTCCGGCAATGGCAAAGACTCCATCTTCGAAGAGGAGCGCTCTGAGAGGATATAAGGAACTCAACTTGCGGGCAATGAAGATCCTGAAGAACGAAGCGCTTCTTGCATCCTCTTCTTGCACTCAGATCGTTTCCGAAGAAGATTGGTCTCGGACTATTAATGACGCTTTTCACGACAGCAAGAAAATTGGTGTAATTGTATTCAGAGGAGGTCAACCTATAGATCATCCCGAGGTTAGCTCGATCTTCGAAACCAGATATTTGAAATTCTGTCTGTTTCGAATTTTTGAGCTAGCTGATTATTGA
- a CDS encoding iron-containing alcohol dehydrogenase family protein, protein MWKYFLPTKIFAGIEIISENAELLREVGTNAFLVTGKSSAKKCGALDEVLSVLRGLDIPNMVFDEVEENPSFATIEKGGKKLSASGCDFVIAIGGGSPLDAAKAISVIGMNSECDCRDLYTGQNLPAFPIIAIPTTSGTGSEVTPYSILTDGEGTKKGFGMPSTFPYISFLDPRYTVTMPADITVATALDALSHSVEGEVVNNGKNPLVKMLSREATGIVKEFLGKVLMNEDNVSLRGQMQFASTIAGIVIAHTGTTAVHAAGYPLSSFKGVRHGMANALMLIKVFRRIANADPERIASAIEPFEDLDELNAFLKKFGVERVDLRISDEEIEKWSEQTAKASHLKKTPGDFDKQFFAQLYREIKNH, encoded by the coding sequence ATGTGGAAGTATTTCCTGCCGACAAAGATTTTCGCCGGAATCGAAATTATAAGTGAGAACGCCGAGTTATTGAGGGAAGTTGGAACAAATGCGTTCTTAGTTACCGGAAAATCGTCCGCCAAGAAGTGCGGGGCGCTCGATGAAGTACTGAGCGTACTAAGGGGCCTAGATATTCCGAACATGGTATTTGATGAAGTTGAGGAAAATCCCTCTTTCGCAACGATCGAAAAGGGCGGAAAAAAGCTCTCTGCGAGCGGATGCGATTTTGTGATCGCAATCGGTGGCGGAAGTCCACTTGACGCCGCCAAAGCGATCTCAGTTATCGGAATGAACAGCGAATGCGATTGCAGAGATCTATACACTGGACAAAATCTTCCTGCCTTTCCGATAATCGCAATTCCTACTACATCCGGCACAGGAAGTGAAGTTACACCATACTCCATTCTAACTGACGGCGAAGGAACCAAAAAGGGCTTTGGTATGCCCTCAACTTTTCCCTACATCTCCTTTCTAGATCCAAGGTACACTGTCACGATGCCCGCAGACATAACTGTCGCGACTGCACTAGATGCCCTATCTCATTCAGTGGAGGGAGAGGTAGTTAACAATGGGAAAAACCCACTTGTTAAGATGCTTTCCAGGGAGGCAACTGGAATAGTCAAGGAATTTCTTGGAAAGGTCCTAATGAACGAAGACAACGTATCTTTGAGAGGGCAGATGCAGTTCGCTTCCACAATAGCAGGGATAGTGATTGCTCATACAGGAACAACGGCTGTTCATGCAGCCGGTTATCCACTTTCATCCTTCAAAGGGGTAAGACACGGTATGGCTAATGCACTCATGTTGATCAAAGTATTCAGGAGGATTGCTAATGCCGATCCAGAGAGAATAGCAAGTGCCATCGAACCTTTTGAAGATCTTGATGAGCTTAACGCTTTCTTGAAGAAATTTGGTGTGGAAAGGGTAGATTTAAGGATTTCAGATGAGGAAATTGAGAAATGGTCTGAACAGACAGCGAAAGCATCTCACTTGAAAAAGACACCCGGCGATTTCGATAAGCAGTTCTTTGCCCAGTTGTACCGGGAGATAAAAAACCATTGA